From a single Oncorhynchus tshawytscha isolate Ot180627B linkage group LG29, Otsh_v2.0, whole genome shotgun sequence genomic region:
- the LOC112227532 gene encoding G-protein coupled receptor 12-like translates to MSNDYEASVTPSWLTSDPTVWSSSRDGFTENATYPPMGSFPPLPPLLVNPWDILLCSSGTLIACENALVVLVIWQNPALRAPMFLLIGSLALADLLAGLGLVLHFTLAYLLRSDSAQLLTVGLVVASFSASIFSLLAITIDRYLSLYYALTYNSERTAAFTDTMLVLLWGLSLCLGLLPVTGVNCLAEESTCSVVRPLTKNNVAVLSISFLLLFGIMLQLYAQICKIVMHHAHQIALQHHFLSASPHYVTTRNGVSTLAIILGTFAACWMPFTVYSLVADYTYPPLYTYATLVPATYNSVINPVIYAFRNQDIQKALWLVCCGCIPARVAHRARTPSHV, encoded by the coding sequence ATGAGCAACGACTACGAGGCATCAGTCACCCCCAGCTggctgacctctgaccccacTGTCTGGTCCAGCAGCAGAGACGGATTCACAGAAAACGCCACTTACCCACCTATGGGCTCCTTCCCCCCACTGCCCCCTCTCCTGGTCAATCCCTGGGACATCTTGTTGTGCTCCTCAGGGACCCTCATCGCCTGTGAAAACGCCCTGGTTGTACTGGTGATCTGGCAGAACCCGGCTCTGCGTGCCCCCATGTTCCTGCTGATCGGCAGCCTGGCCCTGGCTGACCTCCTGGCTGGTCTGGGCCTGGTGCTCCACTTCACCTTGGCCTACCTGCTGAGGTCTGACTCGGCCCAGCTGCTGACTGTTGGTCTGGTGGTGGCCTCCTTCTCAGCCTCCATCTTCAGCCTGCTGGCCATCACCATAGACCGTTACCTGTCACTCTACTACGCCCTGACCTACAACTCAGAGCGCACTGCCGCCTTCACCGACACCATGCTGGTCCTCCTCTGgggcctgtctctctgcctgggcCTACTTCCCGTCACAGGGGTGAACTGCCTGGCAGAGGAGTCGACGTGCAGCGTGGTGCGCCCCCTGACTAAGAACAACGTGGCGGTGCTGTCCATATCCTTCCTCCTGCTGTTCGGCATCATGCTGCAGCTGTACGCGCAGATCTGTAAGATCGTCATGCACCACGCCCACCAGATCGCCTTGCAGCATCACTTCCTGTCCGCCTCGCCCCACTACGTCACAACCAGGAATGGCGTGTCCACGCTGGCCATCATCCTGGGGACTTTTGCCGCCTGCTGGATGCCCTTCACCGTCTACTCACTGGTCGCCGACTACACGTACCCACCTCTCTACACATACGCCACCCTGGTGCCCGCCACCTACAACTCAGTCATCAACCCAGTGATCTATGCCTTCAGGAACCAGGACATCCAGAAGGCTCTGTGGCTGGTGTGTTGTGGCTGTATACCGGCCAGGGTGGCCCACAGGGCCCGGACCCCTAGCCACGTCTGA